A part of Anolis sagrei isolate rAnoSag1 chromosome 3, rAnoSag1.mat, whole genome shotgun sequence genomic DNA contains:
- the HSPH1 gene encoding heat shock protein 105 kDa: MAVVGFDLGSQSCYIAVARAGGIETVANEFSDRCTPSVVSFGSKNRAIGVAAKNQLITHANNTVFNFKRFHGRAFSDPFVQKEKEHVSYCVVPMKNGNVGIKVTYMDDEHLFSVEQITAMLLTKLKETAENNLKKPVTDCVISVPTFFTDAERRSLLDAAQVVGLNCLRLMNDMTAVALNYGIYKQDLPAPEEKPRIVVFVDMGHSAFQVSACAFNKGKLKVLGTAFDPLLGGKNFDGKLVDHFCAEIKAKYKLDPKSKIRALLRLHQECEKLKKLMSSNSTDIPLNIECFMNDTDVSGKMNRSQFEELCADLLQRIEAPLRSLMDQIHLKVDDVYAIEVVGGATRIPAVKERIGKFFGKDVSTTLNADEAVARGCALQCAILSPAFKVREFSITDAVPFPVSLMWNTESEETDGIHEVFSRHHAVPFSKVLTFYRKGPFELQAFYSEPSSVPYPESKIGKYVVQNIATQTNGEKNKIKVKVRINSHGIFSVSTASKVEQMKQEDSETPDVEAEVDLQNQKCPETIDKNIQQGNNEAGDQSQVQTDGQQTSQSPPSPEAAPEENKTPDAAKGDEKKGDQPPDAKKPKMKVKNVELPIEANLVWQLGRDLLNMYIETEGKMIMQDKLEKERNDAKNAVEEYVYDFRDKLSGPYEKFVCEQDRNNFSKLLSEVEDWLYEEGEDQPKQIYMDRLTDLKKFGTPIEMRYQEAEERPKLMEELAHKARNYAKIIEEYRNKDEKYIHIDESEISKVEKCVHDTMEWINNMVKAQAKQSLDKDPVVRASEIKGKLRELYGVCEPIVTQPKPKVDSPKQEEPMDTTSVYKNEDAEEEIKNVETPQQNGECHMNESPANMDLN; the protein is encoded by the exons GTCAGTGGTGTCTTTTGGGTCCAAAAACAGAGCAATTGGAGTAGCTGCTAAGAATCAA CTAATTACACATGCCAACAACACAGTATTTAATTTCAAGAGATTCCATGGGCGTGCATTTAGTGACCCTTTTGTCCAGAAGGAGAAAGAACACGTGAGCTACTGTGTGGTTCCAATGAAAAATGGAAATGTTGGAATAAAA GTAACATATATGGACGATGAGCATTTATTCAGCGTTGAGCAGATAACAGCTATGCTACTGACTAAACTGAAGGAGACTGCTGAAAATAACCTCAAAAAGCCTGTAACAGACTGTGTTATTTCA GTGCCAACATTTTTCACTGATGCTGAAAGGAGGTCTCTGCTCGATGCTGCTCAGGTTGTTGGATTAAATTGCCTTAGACTAATGAATGATATGACCGCAG TGGCTCTGAACTATGGAATTTACAAGCAAGACCTTCCAGCTCCAGAAGAGAAACCACGAATAGTAGTGTTTGTAGATATGGGCCATTCGGCATTCCAAGTATCAGCTTGTGCTTTCAACAAGGGTAAACTGAAG GTGCTTGGTACAGCTTTTGATCCTCTCCTTGGAGGAAAAAACTTTGATGGGAAGCTGGTGGACCACTTCTGTGCTGAAATAAAAGCCAAGTACAAACTGGACCCAAAATCAAAAATAAGAGCACTCCTCCGTTTACATCAGGAGTGTGAGAAGCTGAAAAAGTTAATGAGTTCAAACAGCACAGACATTCCACTTAATATTGAATGTTTCATGAATGATACAGATGTGTCTGGAAAGATGAATAG ATCTCAGTTTGAAGAACTATGTGCTGACCTCTTGCAAAGAATAGAGGCTCCTCTTCGTTCCTTAATGGACCAAATCCATCTCAAAGTGGACGATGTATATGCCATTGAAGTTGTAGGTGGAGCCACACGTATTCCAGCCGTTAAGGAGAGGATTGGGAAGTTCTTTGGCAAAGATGTCAGCACAACGCTAAATGCGGACGAAGCAGTAGCAAGAGGTTGTGCGTTGCAG TGTGCAATTCTGTCTCCAGCCTTTAAAGTCAGAGAGTTCTCCATCACAGATGCTGTTCCATTCCCAGTATCACTGATGTGGAATACAGAATCTGAAGAGACCGATGG GATTCATGAAGTGTTCAGCAGGCATCATGCGGTACCTTTCTCCAAAGTTTTGACATTTTACAGAAAAGGCCCCTTTGAACTCCAGGCTTTCTATTCAGAACCCAGTAGTGTCCCCTACCCTGAAAGCAAGATTG GGAAATACGTTGTTCAGAACATTGCCACTCAGACTAatggagagaaaaataaaattaaagtgaAAGTCCGCATCAATTCTCATGGCATTTTTAGTGTTTCCACTGCATCAAAGGTGGAGCAGATGAAACAGGAAGACAGTGAAACTCCTGATGTTGAAGCTGAAGTAGATCTCCAAAACCAAAAATGTCCTGAGACCATTGAT AAAAATATCCAGCAAGGCAACAATGAGGCTGGAGATCAGTCCCAGGTACAAACAGATGGCCAACAAACGTCACAGTCTCCCCCTTCTCCTGAGGCTGCCCCTGAAGAAAACAAAACCCCAGATGCTGCAAAA GGAGATGAAAAGAAAGGTGACCAACCTCCAGATGctaaaaaacccaagatgaaaGTGAAGAATGTAGAGTTACCTATTGAAGCTAACTTGGTCTGGCAACTTGGAAGAGACCTGCTCAATATGTACATTGAAACAGAG GGCAAAATGATAATGCAAGACAaactggagaaagaaaggaatgatgcAAAGAACGCTGTTGAAGAATATGTTTATGATTTCAGAGATAAGCTTTCTGGACCCTACGAGAAATTTGTGTGTGAACAG GATCGTAATAATTTCTCCAAACTGCTGTCAGAGGTTGAAGATTGGCTGTATGAGGAGGGAGAAGACCAACCAAAACAGATCTATATGGATAGACTGACTGATTTAAAG AAATTTGGTACTCCCATTGAGATGCGGTATCAAGAAGCAGAAGAACGTCCAAAGCTGATGGAGGAGCTAGCGCATAAGGCTCGGAATTACGCTAAAATTATAGAGGAATACAGGAACAAG GATGAAAAATATATCCATATTGATGAATCTGAAATTAGTAAAGTAGAAAAGTGTGTCCATGACACAATGGAATGGATAAACAACATGGTAAAAGCACAGGCAAAGCAGAGTCTGGATAAGGATCCTGTTGTCCGTGCCAGTGAAATCAAAGGAAAGCTGAGG GAGTTATACGGTGTGTGCGAACCTATTGTGACCCAACCAAAACCAAAGGTAGACTCTCCTAAACAAGAGGAACCAATGGATACTACTTCTGTTTATAAAAACGAGGATGCAGAAGAGGAAATCAAAAACGTTGAAACACCACAACAAAATGGGGAATGTCACATGAATGAGAGCCCAGCCAACATGGACTTGAACTAG